The Paeniglutamicibacter cryotolerans genome window below encodes:
- a CDS encoding DUF305 domain-containing protein, producing MISLKKFLVLSTTAVAIAIALAGCSTGADETMPGMDHGTSATATAQTPVAEGAHNSADTMFAQMMLPHHEQAVEMSDIMLAKTSLDPQIAMLARDIKKAQGPEIQKMTTWLTGWGEPTTMSGSHGMDGMMTDADLEKLKAAQGNEASTLFLSQMIKHHQGAVEMARSEVTDGKDADAVALAKSIVSSQGSEIKDMKDLLTAL from the coding sequence ATGATCTCCTTGAAGAAATTTCTAGTCCTCTCAACCACTGCCGTCGCCATCGCCATCGCCTTGGCCGGGTGTTCCACCGGAGCTGACGAGACCATGCCGGGCATGGACCATGGCACCTCGGCCACCGCAACCGCCCAAACCCCCGTGGCCGAGGGGGCACACAATTCCGCTGACACGATGTTCGCCCAGATGATGCTTCCCCACCACGAACAAGCCGTGGAGATGAGCGATATCATGCTGGCCAAGACCAGCCTCGATCCCCAGATCGCGATGCTGGCCCGGGACATCAAGAAAGCGCAGGGCCCGGAAATCCAAAAGATGACCACTTGGCTCACCGGATGGGGCGAGCCAACCACCATGTCCGGAAGCCACGGCATGGACGGCATGATGACCGATGCCGACCTGGAAAAACTCAAGGCAGCGCAGGGCAACGAGGCGAGCACACTGTTCCTGTCCCAGATGATCAAACATCACCAGGGTGCCGTGGAGATGGCCCGATCCGAGGTCACCGACGGAAAGGATGCCGACGCCGTGGCCCTGGCCAAGAGCATCGTGTCCTCCCAAGGATCCGAAATCAAGGACATGAAGGACCTGCTCACGGCCTTGTAA
- a CDS encoding multicopper oxidase family protein codes for MTHQLNRRSFLGLSVATTAVAALAACTPTPPVTTGTARILPTDPLVTAYETQRASTGKTVSHALTARSFSTTLAGKNITTWGYDGSLVAPTLRGMAGDQLNLTIANQLPESTSIHWHGLALRNDADGVPGLTQEGVGTGKDYPYDFKLPHPGTYWYHSHVEMQRERALYGALVIDDPQEPLKYDKEWVIVLDDWLDGITGTPDEVLKELSEGMGGMGGMNHGRGDGGMVMGHMLMGATSDFLGVDAGDVAYPFHLFNGREPGNPEIFTAKKGERIRLRIINAAGDTAYRIGVPNQKLTVTHTDGFPVQHIEVDAVVLGMGERIDALLTVRDGHTPVVALAEGKAQMAYGLLSTGTGTPPARGSLPKTLTGKVVDGGQLTADPAVSLATKTPDRVHELRLTGGMANYDWGINGHRFDMAKPFENAFDIKAGERVEMKFVNDTEMWHPMHIHGHTFQVGDTGARKDTIIVRPKETIIVRFDADNPGQWLFHCHNAYHAERGMMGVFSYVK; via the coding sequence ATGACCCACCAATTAAACCGGCGTTCGTTCCTCGGGCTCTCGGTCGCCACGACCGCAGTGGCAGCCCTGGCCGCCTGCACACCCACACCGCCCGTGACCACCGGGACTGCCCGCATCCTGCCCACCGACCCGCTCGTCACCGCCTACGAAACCCAGCGGGCGAGCACAGGAAAAACCGTCTCCCATGCCCTCACCGCGAGGTCTTTCTCCACCACCCTGGCGGGGAAGAACATCACCACCTGGGGCTACGACGGCTCTCTCGTCGCGCCGACGCTTCGCGGCATGGCCGGAGACCAGCTCAACCTCACCATTGCCAACCAGCTTCCTGAATCCACCAGCATCCACTGGCACGGTCTCGCATTGCGCAACGATGCCGACGGGGTGCCGGGCCTCACCCAGGAAGGCGTAGGCACTGGCAAGGATTACCCCTACGATTTCAAGTTGCCGCATCCGGGCACGTATTGGTACCACTCGCATGTGGAGATGCAGCGCGAACGGGCCCTCTACGGGGCCCTGGTCATTGATGACCCCCAGGAACCTTTGAAGTATGACAAGGAGTGGGTGATTGTCCTGGATGACTGGCTCGACGGCATCACAGGTACCCCGGACGAGGTCTTGAAGGAACTCTCCGAGGGTATGGGCGGCATGGGGGGCATGAATCACGGCAGGGGCGACGGTGGCATGGTGATGGGACACATGCTCATGGGTGCCACCAGCGACTTTCTGGGCGTGGACGCCGGCGACGTCGCCTACCCATTCCATCTCTTCAATGGCCGGGAACCCGGGAACCCGGAGATCTTCACGGCAAAAAAGGGTGAACGGATCCGGCTGCGCATCATCAACGCGGCAGGTGACACTGCCTACCGGATCGGGGTCCCGAACCAGAAGCTCACCGTGACCCATACCGACGGCTTCCCGGTCCAGCACATCGAGGTCGATGCCGTGGTTCTAGGCATGGGGGAACGCATCGACGCGCTTTTGACCGTCCGTGACGGCCACACCCCGGTGGTGGCCCTGGCCGAGGGGAAAGCCCAAATGGCCTACGGGCTACTCTCCACCGGGACCGGGACCCCACCGGCCAGGGGCAGCCTCCCAAAGACGTTGACGGGCAAGGTCGTGGACGGCGGCCAGCTCACCGCCGACCCGGCCGTGAGCCTGGCGACCAAGACACCTGACCGGGTCCACGAGCTTCGTTTGACCGGCGGGATGGCGAATTACGACTGGGGCATCAACGGCCATCGCTTCGACATGGCCAAACCATTTGAAAACGCCTTTGATATCAAGGCCGGTGAGCGAGTGGAAATGAAGTTCGTGAATGACACCGAAATGTGGCACCCGATGCACATCCACGGCCACACATTCCAGGTCGGGGACACCGGGGCCCGCAAGGACACCATCATCGTCCGCCCCAAGGAAACCATCATCGTCCGGTTCGACGCCGACAATCCGGGCCAGTGGCTCTTCCACTGCCACAACGCCTACCATGCCGAACGCGGCATGATGGGCGTCTTCTCCTACGTCAAATAG
- a CDS encoding recombinase family protein: protein MHDPRHDATRGAAHRLRPVSSTDQNLARQLATLGEVDRLFEEKQYDAQRTGRNALTEMTAHTRAGDIVVVSSMDRLARSVVDLNQIVAELIAKDVTVEFLSEWTSFRPDARDPFAEFQLNIMAAFAQLER from the coding sequence GTGCATGACCCTAGACATGACGCAACACGAGGGGCAGCACATCGGCTACGCCCGGTCTCGAGCACCGACCAGAACCTCGCCCGCCAACTGGCCACCCTCGGAGAGGTGGACCGCCTCTTCGAAGAGAAGCAATACGACGCCCAACGCACCGGACGCAACGCCCTGACTGAGATGACCGCCCATACCCGGGCCGGTGACATCGTGGTGGTTTCCTCCATGGACCGGCTTGCCCGATCGGTGGTCGACCTGAACCAAATCGTTGCCGAACTGATCGCCAAGGACGTCACCGTCGAGTTCCTGAGCGAGTGGACCAGCTTCCGTCCCGATGCCAGGGATCCGTTCGCGGAGTTCCAGCTGAACATCATGGCCGCCTTCGCCCAGCTGGAGCGTTAG
- a CDS encoding RES family NAD+ phosphorylase has protein sequence MNDSTPRESSTQQPPPEQADISLFPIKEISQGRQWSRAHKRSNGPWFYSSSMGGRFDIREPHGTCYVANTDETAVREIVGPDFIRSGIINDAFVSDRVVSQVTLHKSIKAAKLTDPLVFQFRVTNELSNMDNYTIPQAWAAAFHTSGFKGIWYQPRFSAGKSRALAMFGPTGPAKHGYETGREMRDVVDEMLDLSVVTTQGLDQYEVLDKPEGDF, from the coding sequence GTGAATGACAGCACGCCCCGGGAATCATCAACCCAGCAGCCCCCACCTGAGCAGGCCGACATCAGTCTCTTCCCCATCAAGGAAATATCCCAGGGAAGGCAGTGGAGTCGGGCACACAAACGCAGCAATGGGCCCTGGTTCTACTCATCGAGCATGGGCGGACGCTTCGACATCAGGGAACCGCACGGCACCTGCTATGTGGCGAACACGGACGAAACCGCCGTTCGTGAAATCGTCGGACCTGACTTTATCCGAAGCGGAATCATCAACGACGCTTTCGTCAGCGATCGTGTGGTCTCCCAGGTGACCCTGCACAAAAGCATCAAGGCCGCAAAGCTCACCGATCCGCTGGTGTTCCAGTTTCGTGTCACTAATGAGCTCAGCAATATGGACAACTACACCATCCCGCAAGCGTGGGCCGCGGCTTTCCACACCAGTGGATTCAAGGGCATCTGGTATCAGCCACGCTTTTCTGCAGGAAAATCCAGGGCCTTGGCCATGTTTGGCCCAACGGGTCCGGCCAAACATGGCTACGAAACAGGTCGGGAAATGCGCGACGTCGTCGATGAGATGCTCGACCTTTCCGTCGTAACCACCCAGGGTCTGGATCAGTACGAAGTGCTGGACAAGCCGGAAGGCGACTTCTAA
- a CDS encoding CHAT domain-containing protein, translating to MPTPKPEKLRVLLLGASSEGDLRVGREQKRIRAAVESALHRNQIDLDVRPAATTADLLDGITRFRPHVVHFSGHSNHELIVFEQDVDEHHEGHVVSAQAFAKAVQATDDPPLLVLMNSCNSASQIDDVAANAVPFAIGMADSIDGADAINDAAQFYAAVANGRSINSAHLSGQAALELAGLESAALPTLAYAWDADPATTFLVKPITVDERV from the coding sequence ATGCCGACGCCCAAGCCGGAGAAACTGCGCGTCTTGCTCCTGGGCGCTTCCTCCGAGGGAGATCTGCGCGTGGGCCGAGAACAGAAGCGTATCCGTGCCGCGGTGGAATCTGCTCTACACCGCAACCAGATTGACCTTGATGTGCGCCCCGCGGCCACCACCGCCGATCTGTTAGACGGAATTACTAGATTCCGACCCCATGTCGTGCACTTCTCTGGACACAGCAACCACGAACTCATTGTCTTCGAGCAGGACGTCGATGAACATCATGAGGGTCATGTTGTCTCGGCGCAAGCTTTTGCAAAGGCAGTTCAAGCAACGGACGACCCACCGCTTCTGGTTTTGATGAACTCCTGTAACTCCGCCTCGCAGATTGACGATGTTGCGGCCAACGCGGTGCCTTTCGCGATTGGTATGGCGGACAGTATTGACGGCGCTGACGCGATTAATGACGCAGCGCAGTTCTATGCAGCCGTTGCCAATGGACGCTCAATCAATTCCGCTCATTTATCTGGTCAGGCGGCGCTTGAGCTCGCCGGGTTGGAGAGCGCGGCCCTCCCCACGCTCGCTTACGCCTGGGATGCCGATCCGGCCACCACATTTTTGGTGAAACCGATAACGGTTGACGAGCGGGTTTAG